In Geobacillus kaustophilus, a genomic segment contains:
- a CDS encoding TspO/MBR family protein, translated as MSRFVIYMIAYVVMVVVNIIAERLPLNGQTTGEISRKVDVLFTPAGYVFSIWGLIYILLAIWILRQVPFSRRDLPMYRQALVPFVISCVLNALWIVVWHYEYFFFSVIVMLFLLFTLISLYTVVKRTNPRFFDLLPFSIYLSWISVATIANISFVLKYNSWDGFGLSDAFWAIVMLLIATALAFLFMIRQRDNIYPLVFVWAFVGIGVKNQGTASLVAYVSFFLAGVILIGTASLYKEKT; from the coding sequence ATGAGCCGGTTTGTTATTTATATGATTGCATATGTCGTTATGGTCGTTGTGAATATCATTGCTGAGCGGCTTCCGTTAAATGGTCAGACGACAGGGGAAATATCGCGAAAAGTAGACGTCTTATTTACTCCGGCAGGGTATGTGTTTTCGATTTGGGGGCTCATTTACATCTTACTGGCGATTTGGATTTTAAGACAAGTTCCTTTTTCACGACGCGACTTGCCTATGTATCGTCAAGCGCTCGTCCCTTTTGTTATTAGCTGTGTATTGAATGCGTTATGGATTGTTGTGTGGCATTATGAATATTTTTTCTTTTCGGTCATTGTGATGCTTTTCCTTCTTTTTACGCTGATCTCGTTATATACAGTGGTCAAACGTACGAATCCACGTTTTTTTGACCTTTTGCCATTTTCTATTTATTTAAGTTGGATTAGTGTTGCAACGATTGCAAACATTTCCTTTGTTTTAAAATACAACAGTTGGGATGGATTTGGATTATCTGATGCATTCTGGGCAATCGTGATGTTACTCATTGCGACAGCTTTAGCCTTTTTGTTCATGATCCGACAACGAGATAACATATATCCACTTGTATTTGTTTGGGCGTTTGTTGGCATCGGGGTGAAAAACCAAGGGACTGCGTCGCTTGTTGCATACGTTTCATTTTTTCTGGCAGGGGTTATATTAATTGGAACCGCATCTTTATACAAAGAAAAAACATAA
- a CDS encoding glycoside hydrolase family 32 protein has translation MDSTYRLAYHIMAPINWMNDPNGLIQWNGEYHVFYQFHPDSPKWGPMHWGHVKSKDLVHWERAPIALAPSEWYDEGGCFSGSAVNDQGVLTLIYTGNVWLNKEQTELKQYQCIATSKDGIHFEKDPNNPVLSEPPFDCQGHIRDPKVWKRGDDWYMVLGTREGNNGKVVLYKSNDLRHWEYVNIIAQSDGSLGYMWECPDVFRLNGKDILLFSPQGIEPDGDRFQNLHQTGYVVGTLDYETGKLAHGTFEELDKGFDFYAAQTFEDEKGRRILFGWMDMWESQMPTQQHGWAGALTIPRLLELTDDEKLLMKPVPELQLLRQEHMHLESISVKEEGGTYTLPWKGDRLELLVRFSVADFQGNAFGVKVRCAEDGSEETIFRYDVKDSIVTFDRNRSGKGEGGIRRGVLDRQGDVVTFHFFIDRSSVELFVNDGRLVMTGRIYPSETSQGIELFAEGGDVTVLSIDEWTLKDIWSEK, from the coding sequence ATGGACAGCACGTATCGCTTAGCATACCACATTATGGCGCCGATAAACTGGATGAACGACCCGAACGGGCTCATTCAATGGAACGGGGAGTACCATGTGTTTTATCAGTTTCATCCAGACAGCCCAAAGTGGGGGCCGATGCATTGGGGGCATGTGAAAAGTAAAGACCTTGTGCATTGGGAACGTGCACCGATTGCGCTTGCGCCGAGCGAATGGTACGACGAAGGCGGCTGTTTTTCAGGAAGCGCGGTAAATGATCAAGGAGTGCTAACTCTTATTTACACTGGAAATGTTTGGTTGAACAAGGAGCAAACGGAACTGAAACAATATCAATGTATTGCAACAAGCAAAGACGGCATCCATTTTGAAAAAGACCCGAACAATCCGGTGCTTTCTGAGCCACCATTTGACTGCCAAGGGCATATTCGCGATCCGAAAGTGTGGAAACGCGGCGACGATTGGTATATGGTGCTTGGGACAAGAGAAGGGAACAACGGAAAAGTCGTTTTATACAAGTCGAACGATTTGCGCCATTGGGAATATGTCAATATCATTGCGCAAAGTGATGGTAGCTTAGGCTATATGTGGGAGTGTCCAGATGTTTTCCGTTTGAACGGCAAAGATATTTTGTTGTTTTCACCGCAAGGGATTGAACCAGATGGCGATCGCTTTCAAAATCTTCATCAAACAGGTTATGTTGTTGGTACGCTTGACTATGAAACAGGAAAACTAGCGCACGGAACGTTTGAAGAACTCGATAAAGGATTTGATTTTTACGCCGCGCAAACGTTTGAAGATGAGAAAGGTCGACGCATTTTGTTCGGTTGGATGGACATGTGGGAGTCGCAAATGCCGACGCAACAACACGGATGGGCAGGCGCGTTAACGATTCCGCGTCTTTTGGAATTGACAGATGATGAGAAACTGTTAATGAAGCCGGTGCCGGAATTACAATTATTGCGCCAAGAGCATATGCATCTGGAATCGATCTCAGTAAAAGAAGAGGGCGGAACGTATACACTTCCATGGAAAGGGGATCGACTAGAGCTACTCGTTCGTTTTTCGGTAGCTGATTTTCAAGGAAATGCATTTGGTGTGAAAGTGCGCTGTGCGGAAGACGGAAGCGAAGAAACGATTTTCCGTTATGATGTGAAAGACTCCATCGTGACGTTTGACCGAAACCGTTCCGGAAAAGGAGAGGGAGGTATTCGTCGTGGGGTGCTAGATAGACAGGGAGACGTCGTTACGTTCCATTTCTTTATCGACCGCTCATCGGTCGAACTATTTGTCAACGACGGTCGACTTGTGATGACAGGAAGAATTTATCCATCCGAAACGAGCCAAGGAATCGAATTGTTCGCAGAAGGCGGGGACGTGACTGTCCTTTCTATCGATGAGTGGACATTGAAGGATATTTGGAGTGAAAAATAG
- the tnpC gene encoding IS66 family transposase translates to MATVVFDFQQAVFTLESMVAKIQRQAQTIEKLVRENEQLRQENQRLRQETQQWKARIAELEACTKKNSTNSHLPPSSDRFVAKSPSRQPSQKQPGGQPGHRGTTLRQVPNPDHRVLHRVTQCKGCGHSLEHVAPLQVDIRQVFDLPVVRMEVTQHEREVKGCPECHLVQQAEFPFYVTNHVQYGPAITSLVLYWNHAQLIPYERVTEMVKALVDHSISAGTVVNMTRRWLPVVEAAIKEIDAALLASKTLHVDETSLRVNGKNQWVHVASTAKVTRYGLHRSRGKKATDDIGILPRYKGTMVHDAYSVYPMYTEASHALCHAHHLRELRAYTELYGHSWSKEMTEALLEMKQAVENAGGALPEEEVRYWEAVYDELLANGRRELEERCRQGKHEGARNAQNFIQRLEKRKQEALLFLRKKEVPFDNNQAERDLRMVKVKQKISGTFRQEDDAEAFCVMRSVISTLQKHGKPVWESLQRLLSGESLQTILHSS, encoded by the coding sequence ATGGCAACCGTTGTTTTTGATTTCCAACAAGCCGTTTTTACACTCGAAAGCATGGTCGCAAAAATTCAGCGCCAAGCACAAACGATTGAAAAACTCGTTCGAGAAAACGAGCAACTGCGTCAAGAAAACCAACGGCTTCGACAAGAAACCCAACAATGGAAAGCACGTATTGCAGAATTAGAAGCCTGTACGAAAAAAAACAGTACCAATAGCCATTTGCCGCCGTCTTCTGACCGGTTTGTGGCGAAATCTCCTTCTCGCCAACCGTCGCAGAAACAGCCGGGAGGGCAGCCGGGGCACCGAGGAACGACGCTCCGCCAAGTACCAAACCCTGACCACCGAGTCCTTCACCGCGTGACCCAATGCAAAGGATGTGGTCACTCTCTAGAACATGTTGCTCCGCTTCAAGTAGACATTCGCCAAGTGTTCGACCTTCCCGTGGTTCGCATGGAAGTGACTCAACACGAACGGGAAGTAAAGGGGTGTCCGGAATGTCATCTCGTCCAGCAGGCGGAGTTCCCTTTTTATGTCACAAATCATGTCCAGTACGGTCCAGCCATCACTTCCCTTGTTTTATACTGGAATCATGCGCAGTTGATCCCGTACGAGCGTGTCACGGAGATGGTCAAAGCGCTAGTGGATCATTCGATAAGTGCAGGCACAGTCGTGAACATGACGAGACGGTGGCTGCCTGTGGTAGAAGCAGCGATCAAAGAGATCGACGCGGCGCTGCTCGCTTCCAAGACGTTGCACGTCGATGAAACGAGCCTGCGTGTGAACGGAAAGAACCAATGGGTGCACGTGGCTTCCACTGCCAAGGTCACCCGATACGGACTTCATCGCTCTCGTGGAAAGAAAGCGACGGACGACATCGGGATCTTGCCACGGTACAAAGGAACGATGGTACACGATGCGTATTCGGTGTACCCGATGTACACAGAGGCGAGCCATGCGCTTTGCCACGCCCATCATCTCCGGGAGCTTCGGGCATATACAGAACTTTACGGCCATTCATGGTCGAAAGAGATGACCGAAGCGCTGTTAGAGATGAAACAGGCGGTGGAGAACGCGGGCGGAGCTCTACCGGAAGAGGAAGTCCGGTATTGGGAAGCCGTGTACGACGAGCTTCTAGCGAATGGCCGCCGAGAACTCGAGGAGCGTTGCCGACAAGGCAAGCATGAAGGCGCCCGCAACGCGCAGAATTTCATCCAGCGCCTAGAAAAGCGCAAGCAAGAAGCGCTTCTCTTCCTGCGAAAGAAAGAAGTACCGTTTGACAACAACCAAGCCGAGCGCGATTTGCGGATGGTGAAAGTCAAACAAAAAATTTCCGGAACGTTTCGTCAGGAAGACGATGCCGAGGCTTTCTGTGTCATGCGCAGCGTCATTTCTACCCTGCAAAAACACGGAAAGCCGGTTTGGGAATCGTTGCAACGACTTCTAAGTGGGGAGTCTCTCCAAACGATTCTCCATTCCTCCTAG